A DNA window from Anaerocolumna sp. AGMB13020 contains the following coding sequences:
- the nagA gene encoding N-acetylglucosamine-6-phosphate deacetylase — translation MVINMLFQNASVFIDDSFQKADFKILEGNFSEITSHKSNELKEPAIDCTDKLILPGFIELHSHGCIGYDFTTSSPEELKKMCGFYAANGITSLLATTMTIGYDTYKRAMLNIKKVCEEGTGGSRIIGINMEGPFLGASKKGAHDTRYLLSVNEEKYEELNGLSGDRIKIIDLDPDLPGAIPFIEKYSKDKVISLAHTSCDYDTAVKAIKAGASHVTHLFNAMNGLHHRAPGIVGAVSDYNVNAEIICDGIHIHPSVIRLMFKAVPEKLILISDSMSAAGLEDGIYELGGQKVTVENGKAALEDGTIAGSTTTIYKAFLKALEIGIPLEQAILSATLYPARAIGADKVTGSIETGKKADFIIMDKNYKIESVYSDGIQIF, via the coding sequence ATGGTTATTAATATGTTATTTCAGAACGCATCTGTCTTTATTGATGACAGCTTCCAAAAAGCAGATTTTAAGATACTAGAAGGTAATTTTTCAGAAATTACAAGCCATAAAAGCAATGAGCTGAAAGAACCTGCCATTGACTGTACCGATAAACTCATTCTTCCAGGTTTTATTGAACTCCACTCTCACGGTTGCATCGGTTATGATTTTACCACTTCTTCACCGGAAGAGTTAAAGAAAATGTGCGGTTTCTATGCAGCAAACGGTATTACTTCCCTGCTTGCCACCACTATGACAATCGGTTATGATACATACAAAAGAGCTATGTTAAACATCAAAAAGGTTTGTGAAGAAGGAACCGGAGGCAGCCGTATTATTGGCATTAACATGGAGGGTCCTTTTTTAGGAGCTTCCAAAAAGGGTGCCCACGATACCCGTTATCTTCTATCTGTCAATGAAGAGAAATACGAAGAACTCAATGGGCTTTCTGGTGACAGAATAAAAATCATTGATCTGGATCCTGATCTTCCAGGCGCTATACCATTTATAGAGAAGTACAGCAAAGATAAAGTAATATCTCTGGCTCATACCTCCTGTGATTATGATACTGCAGTAAAAGCCATTAAGGCTGGAGCCAGCCATGTAACCCATCTGTTCAATGCAATGAATGGACTTCACCACCGAGCTCCTGGTATAGTCGGCGCGGTATCAGACTATAATGTAAATGCTGAAATCATATGTGATGGTATCCATATTCACCCCTCGGTGATACGACTTATGTTCAAGGCGGTTCCTGAGAAACTAATCCTAATCTCCGATTCTATGAGTGCTGCCGGTTTGGAGGATGGTATCTATGAACTGGGCGGACAGAAGGTAACGGTAGAAAACGGAAAAGCAGCTTTAGAGGACGGTACCATTGCAGGCTCAACAACAACTATTTATAAAGCATTCCTTAAAGCACTGGAAATAGGTATTCCTTTAGAACAAGCAATCTTAAGTGCCACCCTTTATCCCGCAAGAGCAATAGGTGCCGATAAGGTAACTGGCTCCATAGAAACAGGCAAAAAAGCTGATTTTATAATTATGGATAAAAATTACAAAATTGAAAGTGTTTATTCTGACGGTATTCAGATTTTTTAA
- a CDS encoding DUF1540 domain-containing protein: protein MEINSSIGCSVTECQYHAGEKQYCTLDKIMVGKSESYTSKVEGTDCESFKVNENKTY from the coding sequence ATGGAAATTAATTCAAGCATCGGATGTAGCGTAACAGAATGTCAATACCATGCAGGTGAGAAGCAGTATTGTACACTTGATAAGATTATGGTAGGAAAATCAGAATCCTATACCTCCAAAGTGGAAGGTACAGATTGTGAATCTTTTAAAGTAAACGAAAACAAGACATATTAA
- a CDS encoding DedA family protein, with protein sequence MKDWIIEFMNQFGYLGITFLIALENVFPPIPSEIILTFGGFMTTYTSLTAQGVILFSTIGSLLGAAILYGAGNLLTMDRLGKILDGRIGKILRLKREDVSKAYNWFNSKGKVTVLICRCIPVIRSLISIPAGMANMNIWSFFLLTTIGSLVWNTVLVLLGKAASNSWESIVDKTDTLTHITVIVLGVLFILCAAFYFYKKSKKKEKE encoded by the coding sequence ATGAAAGATTGGATTATTGAATTTATGAATCAATTCGGATATCTGGGAATTACTTTTCTCATTGCTTTGGAGAATGTGTTTCCGCCTATACCATCTGAGATTATCTTAACCTTTGGCGGATTTATGACCACCTATACGAGTCTGACTGCCCAAGGTGTTATCTTATTCTCAACTATTGGTTCATTACTGGGTGCGGCAATTCTGTATGGAGCAGGCAATCTATTGACAATGGATAGACTGGGTAAGATATTGGATGGTCGTATAGGTAAAATTCTGCGTCTTAAAAGAGAAGATGTCAGTAAGGCTTATAACTGGTTCAACTCCAAAGGAAAAGTAACGGTCTTAATCTGCAGATGTATACCTGTAATCCGAAGCCTGATATCCATACCAGCTGGTATGGCAAATATGAATATCTGGAGTTTCTTTCTTCTGACCACCATAGGTTCCCTGGTGTGGAATACGGTATTAGTGCTTCTGGGAAAAGCCGCCAGCAATTCCTGGGAAAGTATTGTCGATAAGACAGACACATTAACTCATATTACCGTAATAGTACTAGGTGTATTGTTTATCCTGTGTGCTGCCTTTTATTTTTATAAAAAGAGCAAGAAGAAAGAGAAAGAGTAG
- a CDS encoding S8 family peptidase, whose amino-acid sequence MKLFHNFLMELSRKRVKLIPFDVQQIHESASEIPEGIQMINAPHLWDAGKKGEGVVVAIIDTGCQTDHPDLAGRIIGGRNFTCDYAMSPDKYEDNNGHGTHVAGTIAAIENDAGVVGAAPLVKLLIVKVLDKNGSGSYKSIIEGINYAVTWRGENGERVRVISMSLGGPSNEAKLHKAVQDAVAANILVVCAAGNEGDNNSNTNELSYPAAYDEAIAVGAVDFNKKIAKFSNSNDNVDLVAPGVGILSTYIGGKYATLSGTSMATPHVSGALALIINESEANFGRTLTEAELYAQLVKKTVSLGIDKRSQGNGLIDLSKE is encoded by the coding sequence TTGAAGCTATTTCATAATTTTCTCATGGAATTAAGCAGGAAGAGGGTTAAGTTAATCCCTTTTGATGTACAGCAAATTCATGAAAGTGCAAGTGAAATACCGGAAGGTATTCAGATGATAAATGCACCTCACCTTTGGGACGCAGGGAAAAAAGGAGAAGGTGTGGTCGTTGCAATTATTGATACAGGCTGTCAGACAGATCATCCGGATTTGGCAGGAAGAATAATTGGTGGCAGGAACTTTACCTGTGATTATGCTATGAGTCCGGATAAATATGAGGATAACAACGGTCATGGAACTCATGTGGCAGGAACAATTGCAGCAATTGAGAATGACGCAGGTGTAGTAGGAGCAGCGCCTCTAGTAAAATTATTAATCGTTAAGGTATTGGATAAAAACGGAAGCGGAAGTTATAAGAGCATCATAGAAGGAATTAATTATGCGGTAACCTGGAGAGGGGAAAATGGAGAAAGAGTCAGAGTTATATCCATGTCCCTTGGTGGTCCGAGTAACGAAGCAAAGCTCCATAAAGCTGTTCAGGATGCAGTTGCTGCAAATATACTGGTTGTTTGTGCCGCTGGTAATGAAGGTGATAATAATAGCAATACCAACGAACTTAGCTACCCGGCAGCTTATGATGAAGCAATTGCAGTAGGTGCCGTTGATTTTAATAAGAAGATTGCTAAATTCAGTAACAGTAACGATAATGTGGATCTTGTTGCTCCCGGTGTGGGAATACTTTCAACCTATATCGGCGGCAAATATGCTACCTTAAGTGGAACCTCTATGGCAACACCGCACGTATCAGGAGCTCTGGCATTGATAATAAATGAAAGTGAAGCAAATTTTGGAAGAACATTAACGGAAGCGGAACTATATGCGCAGCTGGTTAAGAAAACTGTTTCTTTAGGAATTGATAAGAGAAGCCAAGGTAATGGACTTATAGATTTGTCGAAAGAATAA
- a CDS encoding lactate utilization protein, producing the protein MDKRIEKTVRNLKRHNMSGYYIENKDNLLSLLKELIPPGATVGCGDSVTLEEAGVFDFIRQENYHFLDKFKPGLSKEEKRQIYLQNFAADTFLTGVNAITTDGRLFNIDGNGSRVAPMLYGPNQVIVVAGINKLTDTLEDAITRARQTAAPLDARRLGKSTPCTSLNRCIDCSHKERICNDFVLISGQFAANRIKVILINEELGY; encoded by the coding sequence ATGGATAAACGAATTGAAAAAACTGTCAGAAATCTAAAAAGACATAATATGTCCGGATATTATATAGAAAATAAAGATAATCTATTAAGCTTGCTTAAGGAACTGATACCCCCAGGAGCAACTGTTGGGTGCGGTGACTCTGTCACCTTAGAGGAGGCCGGTGTATTTGATTTTATAAGACAGGAGAATTATCACTTCCTGGACAAATTTAAGCCCGGTTTGTCCAAAGAAGAAAAACGCCAGATATATCTGCAAAACTTTGCTGCCGATACATTTCTCACTGGTGTCAATGCAATAACAACTGACGGGAGACTGTTTAATATTGATGGCAACGGCAGTCGGGTTGCTCCTATGCTTTATGGACCAAATCAGGTAATCGTTGTTGCCGGTATCAATAAACTCACTGACACCCTTGAAGATGCAATCACGAGAGCAAGACAGACAGCCGCTCCTTTAGATGCCAGGCGTCTGGGTAAATCCACACCCTGTACTTCTTTAAACCGTTGCATCGACTGTAGTCATAAGGAGAGAATCTGCAATGACTTTGTATTGATATCCGGTCAGTTTGCAGCTAACCGGATAAAAGTAATACTCATAAATGAAGAGTTAGGCTATTAA
- the feoB gene encoding ferrous iron transport protein B, with translation MITFALIGNQNCGKTTLYNQLTGGNQHVGNFPGVTVERKEGMIRKQKDIVVVDLPGIYSLSPYTKEEIVTREFLIKEHPEGIINIIDATNIERNLYLSLQLIQFNIPMVIALNMMDEVSANGGTIDIRKLEDSLGVPVIPIAAVRNQGIEKLISTALETVVNRNTPKQQNFYTGLCAQTYSEITTILTKADRKDKKAAFHAIKLMENDGRVKEEITITKDLGEAIEKRIRTMENTLLTDRKAAVADMRYRFLDSLCSEAVVRPGESIHKRRSLRIDNVLANRYIGIPVFILIMLSVFWLTFGVIGSFLSNLLAGGIQVLTDFLRDILVRAGIKDILVSLVTDGILAGVGSVLSFVPTIVILFFFLALLEDSGYMARVAFIMDKLLGNIGLSGRSFVPMIIGFGCSVPAVMATRTLPSDRDRKMTIFLIPFMSCSAKLPIYGVFTMAFFPNHRALVMISLYLFGLLMGIVSTLFYKKYIFKGEAERFVMELPNYRIPGAKSVLLMLWDKTRDFLTRAFTVIFLASILIWFLQKFTWNLEPSVAGSQSMLADIGHLLTPLFKPLGFEDWRISTALLTGFMAKEAVISTLGVLSGEGVKHLPAALHQLLSPASAYSFLIFTLIYSPCVAAVSIIRRELNTISAIWIMLYQTLFAWVCAWMVYGAIRLLIA, from the coding sequence ATGATTACGTTTGCATTGATTGGTAATCAGAATTGCGGTAAGACCACGCTTTATAATCAGCTGACTGGTGGAAATCAGCATGTTGGTAATTTTCCGGGAGTAACGGTTGAGAGAAAAGAAGGGATGATTCGTAAACAGAAGGATATTGTGGTTGTTGATCTTCCTGGGATATATTCCTTATCGCCCTATACCAAAGAAGAAATCGTAACAAGAGAATTTCTTATAAAGGAACATCCGGAAGGTATCATTAACATTATAGATGCTACTAATATTGAGAGAAACCTGTATCTGAGCCTGCAGTTAATCCAGTTCAATATCCCTATGGTAATCGCCTTGAATATGATGGATGAAGTAAGCGCCAATGGTGGTACCATTGACATCAGAAAACTGGAGGATAGTTTGGGTGTTCCGGTAATTCCTATAGCAGCAGTCAGGAATCAGGGAATAGAGAAGTTAATTAGTACAGCCCTTGAAACCGTGGTAAATCGTAATACGCCGAAGCAGCAAAATTTTTATACTGGTCTCTGTGCTCAAACCTATTCGGAAATTACAACTATTCTTACAAAAGCTGACAGAAAAGATAAGAAGGCTGCCTTTCATGCAATAAAGCTGATGGAAAATGACGGCAGAGTAAAAGAAGAGATTACTATTACAAAAGATCTGGGAGAGGCTATTGAAAAAAGGATTCGTACCATGGAGAACACACTCCTGACAGACAGAAAAGCAGCAGTTGCTGATATGAGATACCGTTTCCTTGACAGTCTGTGCAGTGAGGCAGTGGTCAGGCCTGGGGAAAGTATACATAAGAGAAGGAGTCTCAGGATTGATAATGTACTTGCAAACAGATACATTGGAATACCGGTATTTATTCTAATAATGTTAAGTGTATTCTGGCTGACGTTTGGAGTTATCGGGAGTTTCTTAAGTAATCTGTTAGCCGGAGGGATACAGGTATTAACTGATTTTTTGAGAGATATCCTGGTCAGGGCCGGAATTAAGGATATACTGGTTTCACTGGTTACGGATGGTATTCTGGCCGGTGTTGGCAGTGTGTTATCTTTTGTACCGACCATTGTCATCCTATTCTTTTTTCTGGCCTTATTGGAAGACAGCGGGTACATGGCAAGGGTTGCTTTTATAATGGATAAGCTTTTGGGGAACATCGGGCTTTCAGGACGAAGTTTCGTTCCTATGATAATTGGTTTTGGGTGCAGTGTACCGGCAGTTATGGCAACCCGTACCCTGCCCAGCGACAGAGACCGTAAAATGACAATCTTTCTGATACCTTTTATGAGCTGCAGTGCAAAGCTTCCGATATATGGTGTGTTTACCATGGCTTTCTTTCCCAACCATCGTGCTCTGGTCATGATATCCCTCTATTTGTTCGGGCTGCTAATGGGGATTGTGAGTACATTGTTTTATAAAAAGTACATATTTAAAGGGGAAGCAGAGCGTTTTGTCATGGAATTGCCCAATTACCGAATTCCCGGTGCTAAAAGTGTACTACTCATGTTATGGGATAAGACCAGGGATTTTCTTACACGGGCTTTTACTGTTATATTCCTGGCTTCGATCCTGATATGGTTCTTGCAGAAATTCACCTGGAACCTGGAACCGTCAGTAGCAGGTTCACAGAGCATGCTGGCTGATATCGGACATCTTCTGACGCCTCTGTTTAAACCCCTGGGATTTGAAGATTGGAGGATCTCTACGGCGCTTCTTACCGGTTTTATGGCAAAGGAAGCAGTTATCAGTACCTTGGGAGTTCTTAGCGGAGAAGGAGTTAAACATCTGCCGGCTGCGCTTCATCAGCTTCTGTCACCGGCTTCTGCCTATTCCTTTTTGATCTTTACACTGATTTATTCTCCCTGTGTGGCGGCTGTCAGTATCATCAGAAGAGAGCTCAATACTATTTCAGCAATATGGATAATGCTGTATCAGACCCTCTTTGCCTGGGTATGCGCATGGATGGTATATGGAGCTATCAGGCTATTAATAGCCTAA
- a CDS encoding FeoA family protein, with product MTLDQLKIGKKGRITVVTGRGALRDRLLDLGLTPGTVVMVRRTAPFGDPIEISLRGYELTLRRQDAKNIEVVEDKL from the coding sequence ATGACACTGGATCAATTAAAGATTGGAAAAAAAGGTCGAATAACTGTTGTAACCGGAAGAGGTGCATTGCGAGACCGTTTATTGGATTTAGGATTAACCCCGGGAACTGTAGTTATGGTACGGAGAACAGCTCCTTTTGGGGATCCAATAGAAATCAGCCTTCGTGGTTATGAACTGACACTGCGCCGTCAGGATGCCAAAAATATTGAGGTTGTTGAGGATAAGCTATGA
- a CDS encoding AraC family transcriptional regulator, protein MNNKSDINIYYCGKEACSPGHYFGPAIRPHYLLHFILNGKGIYESRGSKYKVGKGEAFLIRPQEITYYEADREEPWEYAWVAFDGEKTEEMLKKAGFTQEYPICDILRVEDCGNYLDRLVAKFDRADSNEYELIGLFYLIFSTAARVHQKEEEAAEQGYYVKALTFIRHNYGYDIRVSDIARYVGIDRTYLFKIFKHFLGKSVKEYLTEYRILTAKYMLQRTTYNMTEVALSCGFYDLSAFSRNFKKMEGVTPMQYRSALNKGKDSFEE, encoded by the coding sequence ATGAACAACAAATCAGATATAAATATCTATTATTGCGGTAAAGAAGCCTGCAGCCCCGGTCATTATTTCGGTCCGGCCATCAGACCCCATTATCTGCTGCATTTTATTTTAAACGGCAAAGGGATCTATGAATCCAGGGGAAGTAAGTATAAGGTAGGGAAAGGTGAAGCTTTCCTCATACGTCCTCAGGAGATTACCTATTATGAAGCAGACAGGGAAGAACCCTGGGAATATGCCTGGGTTGCCTTTGATGGCGAGAAGACGGAAGAAATGCTAAAAAAAGCAGGCTTTACCCAAGAGTATCCAATCTGTGATATCTTAAGGGTAGAAGACTGCGGCAATTATCTTGACCGGCTGGTTGCCAAGTTTGACAGGGCTGACAGTAATGAATACGAGCTTATCGGTTTGTTTTATCTTATTTTCTCCACTGCCGCAAGAGTTCATCAGAAGGAAGAAGAGGCGGCAGAGCAAGGCTATTATGTGAAGGCGCTTACCTTTATCCGGCATAATTACGGGTATGATATACGTGTTTCTGATATTGCAAGATATGTTGGGATTGACAGAACCTATCTGTTCAAGATATTTAAACACTTTCTGGGGAAATCCGTGAAAGAGTATTTGACAGAATACCGGATTCTGACTGCCAAATATATGCTTCAGCGGACAACTTATAATATGACGGAAGTTGCTTTATCCTGCGGATTTTATGATTTATCTGCCTTCTCCAGAAATTTCAAGAAAATGGAGGGGGTAACGCCCATGCAATATAGGAGTGCTTTGAATAAAGGAAAAGACAGTTTTGAGGAATAA
- a CDS encoding glycoside hydrolase family 2 protein, producing the protein MNEFTMNFTKDEKKARAEYPRPQFVREEWLNLNGEWEFEFDYGKSGIDRKLFEGGEFSRKIQVPFCPESSLSGIGCKDFMNMVWYRRNVSLTPEAGKRILLHFQGVDYHAIVWINGQKAGEHKGGYTPFTIDLTDYIAAGDNTITLCAEDDVRSGEQARGKQCEQYYSFGCDYTRTTGIWQTVWLEYVPESYLDRFKFYPNASAGLLNLQCDIKGAAEGLMVKAEAYFQGEFMGKTESLVKSNETELSLSLLEKYLWMPGEPNLYDLKISLWKEKTKVDEVTSYFGLRDIYYDKEGVRINGRKIFQRLVLDQGFYPEGIYTAPSDEALKQDILLSMEMGFNGARLHEKVFEPRFLYWADHLGYLVWGEYGNWGLDITKRSALTVFLPEWIEAVKRDFNSTALVGWCPFNETWDQNFTRQEDSVLRIVYEVTKAIDGTRPVIDTSGNFHVVTDIFDIHDYEQEEELFAEKFKAMGEGGETYVTFPERQSYNDQAYFVSEYGGIWWSEADSEGWGYGKRPGSREEFLNRYRSLTTTLLRNKRISGFCYTQLYDVEQEVNGLYTYTREAKFDPALIREINVQKAAIEE; encoded by the coding sequence ATGAATGAATTTACAATGAATTTTACAAAAGATGAAAAGAAAGCCAGAGCAGAATATCCAAGACCTCAATTCGTCAGAGAGGAATGGTTGAACCTGAATGGAGAATGGGAATTTGAATTTGACTACGGAAAGAGCGGTATTGACAGAAAGTTGTTTGAGGGTGGTGAATTCTCAAGGAAAATACAGGTTCCATTTTGCCCGGAAAGCAGTCTGTCCGGTATCGGCTGCAAAGATTTTATGAACATGGTCTGGTATAGAAGAAATGTTTCCTTGACACCGGAAGCGGGTAAGAGGATTTTACTTCACTTTCAAGGGGTAGATTATCATGCCATAGTGTGGATCAATGGCCAGAAAGCCGGAGAGCACAAGGGAGGGTATACACCGTTTACAATTGACCTTACAGATTACATCGCTGCGGGAGATAATACCATAACCCTATGTGCGGAAGATGATGTAAGATCAGGGGAACAGGCAAGAGGAAAGCAATGTGAACAATATTATTCCTTTGGATGTGACTATACCAGGACAACCGGTATATGGCAGACTGTTTGGCTGGAATATGTTCCGGAGAGCTATCTGGATAGATTTAAGTTTTATCCAAATGCATCAGCAGGACTTCTAAATCTGCAATGTGACATAAAAGGAGCAGCAGAAGGGTTGATGGTAAAAGCAGAGGCTTATTTTCAAGGGGAATTTATGGGGAAAACGGAATCTCTTGTCAAAAGCAATGAGACAGAACTTAGCCTTTCCTTGTTGGAGAAGTACCTTTGGATGCCTGGTGAACCAAATCTGTATGACCTTAAAATCTCTTTGTGGAAAGAGAAGACCAAGGTTGATGAGGTAACCAGTTATTTTGGACTTAGGGATATTTATTATGATAAAGAGGGGGTACGTATTAACGGCAGAAAAATATTTCAGCGACTCGTATTGGATCAGGGATTCTATCCGGAGGGGATCTATACAGCTCCATCAGACGAAGCACTCAAGCAGGATATTTTGTTGTCTATGGAAATGGGTTTTAATGGTGCCAGGCTACATGAGAAGGTATTTGAACCACGTTTTCTGTATTGGGCAGATCACCTGGGATATCTGGTATGGGGGGAATATGGTAATTGGGGGCTTGATATAACGAAGCGTTCCGCTTTAACAGTATTTCTTCCCGAATGGATAGAAGCGGTTAAAAGGGATTTTAACAGTACGGCTTTAGTAGGCTGGTGTCCTTTTAATGAGACCTGGGATCAGAACTTTACAAGACAGGAAGACTCCGTGCTGCGTATCGTTTATGAAGTTACAAAAGCAATTGACGGAACAAGGCCTGTTATTGATACCAGCGGTAATTTCCACGTGGTGACGGATATCTTTGATATACACGATTATGAACAGGAGGAAGAGCTGTTTGCCGAGAAGTTTAAAGCCATGGGGGAAGGCGGGGAGACTTACGTTACCTTTCCTGAGAGGCAAAGTTATAATGATCAGGCATATTTTGTATCGGAATACGGCGGCATCTGGTGGAGTGAAGCTGACAGCGAAGGCTGGGGATATGGTAAAAGACCTGGGAGCCGGGAGGAGTTTCTTAATCGGTACAGGAGTTTAACAACTACTTTGTTAAGAAATAAGAGAATAAGCGGATTCTGCTATACACAGCTATACGATGTGGAGCAGGAGGTTAATGGGCTTTACACCTATACAAGAGAAGCCAAATTCGATCCGGCGCTTATTCGTGAAATAAATGTTCAAAAAGCGGCTATTGAAGAATAA
- a CDS encoding AraC family transcriptional regulator gives MHEDIYSFLQGDFDEAEFYIEMTGVSYCDESYRISRKSSDIYVFEYILEGEGTVICDGKVFTAAKGDVYILKRKSNHEYFSHKDNPWTKIWFNAKGSLIEMLLSLYNLNHLMHLKDIPLSPFFFRIFETARSTDNSRDFERGAALIFFEMILCLKELHFTAAAVKSEDAVLLKAYLDKHNKEQVSIDVLSKLIYRSPSQTIRIFRQAFGITPYKYLMKQKMELAKLLLLNTNMTIKEISLELNFHDEHYFSNYFKDNYGLSPLNYRKTN, from the coding sequence ATGCATGAAGATATTTACAGCTTCCTTCAAGGTGACTTTGATGAAGCTGAATTTTATATAGAAATGACAGGGGTCTCCTATTGCGATGAATCCTATCGTATCTCCAGAAAATCGAGTGATATTTATGTTTTCGAATATATATTAGAGGGGGAAGGCACCGTTATCTGTGATGGAAAAGTATTTACGGCAGCAAAAGGGGATGTATATATCTTAAAGAGAAAAAGCAACCATGAATATTTCTCACACAAAGACAACCCCTGGACCAAGATATGGTTTAATGCCAAAGGTTCTTTGATAGAGATGCTGCTTTCACTTTATAACCTGAATCATCTGATGCATCTAAAAGACATTCCGCTAAGCCCTTTCTTTTTTCGCATATTTGAAACAGCCAGGAGCACAGATAACAGCAGGGACTTTGAGAGAGGTGCTGCTCTTATTTTCTTTGAAATGATACTCTGCTTAAAAGAGCTGCATTTTACTGCTGCTGCCGTTAAATCCGAAGATGCAGTATTATTAAAAGCCTATTTGGATAAGCATAATAAAGAACAGGTGTCTATTGATGTGCTTAGTAAGTTAATCTATCGCTCACCGTCCCAGACAATTCGGATCTTCCGGCAAGCTTTTGGCATTACCCCTTACAAATACTTGATGAAGCAAAAAATGGAGCTGGCTAAACTATTGCTACTAAATACCAATATGACCATTAAAGAAATCTCCCTGGAGTTAAACTTTCACGATGAACACTACTTCTCGAATTATTTTAAAGACAATTACGGTTTGTCACCGTTAAATTACCGTAAGACGAACTGA
- a CDS encoding alpha-glucosidase/alpha-galactosidase: protein MIKIVFMGAGSTVFARNVLGDCMCTPALQESELALYDIDAKRLAESKIILDAINKNINHSRASIKTYLGIENRKAALKEADFVVNAIQVGGYDPCTITDFEIPKKYGLRQTIADTLGIGGIMRALRTIPVMEGFARDMEEVCPEALFLNYTNPMAMLTGYIQRYSTIQTVGLCHSVQVCSEGLLKKLGMEDKLEGRKELIAGINHMGWLLELKDRAGNDLYPEIKKRAARKNAEEKHDDMVRFDYIRNFGYYCTESSEHNAEYNPLYIKTRYPEMIEKFNIPLDEYPRRCINQIADWESEKERILDKGNIMHTRSHEYASYIMEAVVTGNPYKIGGNVLNKGLIENLPADACVEVPCLVDNRGVNPCHVGRLPVQCAAMNMTNINTQLLTIEAAVTKDRSYIYQAAMLDPHTAAELNPEDIRNMCDELIEAHGDYMKDYQ, encoded by the coding sequence TTGATTAAAATTGTATTTATGGGTGCGGGGAGTACTGTATTTGCCAGAAATGTATTAGGAGACTGTATGTGCACACCAGCATTACAGGAAAGTGAACTGGCGCTTTATGACATTGATGCCAAAAGACTGGCAGAATCCAAGATAATTCTTGATGCAATCAACAAAAACATAAATCATAGCCGTGCATCCATCAAAACCTATTTAGGAATTGAAAACAGGAAGGCCGCATTAAAGGAGGCTGACTTTGTAGTTAATGCCATACAAGTCGGAGGTTATGACCCCTGTACCATTACCGATTTTGAGATTCCAAAGAAATACGGTCTGAGACAGACAATCGCTGATACCCTGGGTATCGGAGGTATTATGCGGGCCCTCCGTACTATTCCTGTTATGGAAGGTTTCGCAAGGGATATGGAAGAAGTATGCCCCGAAGCATTGTTTCTTAACTATACCAACCCAATGGCAATGCTTACAGGTTATATACAGCGTTATTCAACCATTCAGACAGTCGGTTTATGCCATAGCGTTCAGGTCTGCTCCGAAGGCCTCTTAAAGAAACTGGGGATGGAGGATAAATTAGAGGGCCGAAAAGAGCTCATAGCTGGTATCAATCATATGGGCTGGCTTCTGGAACTGAAAGACAGAGCTGGTAATGACCTGTATCCGGAAATTAAAAAAAGAGCAGCAAGGAAAAATGCCGAAGAGAAACATGATGATATGGTAAGGTTTGATTATATCCGTAATTTCGGCTATTATTGTACCGAGTCCAGTGAACATAATGCAGAATACAATCCTCTCTACATTAAGACCCGCTATCCTGAAATGATCGAAAAATTTAACATTCCCCTGGATGAATATCCCCGCAGGTGTATCAATCAGATTGCGGATTGGGAATCGGAAAAAGAACGAATTCTGGATAAGGGAAACATAATGCACACCCGTTCCCACGAATACGCTTCTTATATTATGGAAGCAGTAGTCACCGGTAATCCCTATAAAATTGGCGGGAATGTACTGAATAAAGGCCTCATCGAAAATCTCCCTGCCGATGCCTGCGTTGAGGTTCCCTGCCTGGTGGATAACAGAGGTGTCAATCCTTGTCATGTAGGGCGTCTTCCGGTACAATGTGCAGCAATGAACATGACAAATATCAATACTCAGCTTCTGACCATAGAAGCTGCTGTAACCAAAGACCGCAGCTATATATACCAGGCCGCTATGCTAGACCCTCATACTGCCGCTGAATTAAATCCAGAGGATATCAGAAATATGTGCGACGAATTAATTGAAGCCCATGGGGATTACATGAAAGATTATCAGTAA